One window of the Gemella haemolysans ATCC 10379 genome contains the following:
- a CDS encoding pneumococcal-type histidine triad protein: MNKKNMIITGACGSLVIGLAVFSGYEYGTHHKYEAAPLVQNTAQAKKINYSDKVSSVVVSEITEDGYVTLHGDHSHYEKGLVPYNAKILDSLVYKNKDYKLKNEDIQYELAEGYVIKVNGKYYYYPKEGITQNNVVDESTGKEISAHAHHHHYHGESNESKGSGDNYTFNPKDIVSETQDGYVVRHGDHFHYIKKSELSSTQLSQAKEVGVNPSLASSAAGVATPTSDGYIFKGESDIIGRNSFGFIVQHGNHQHIIPYSQLRGTQWEYLLNNQGTTTNNTNTTVVNTPKTNIVNDNYHDHHEHSSEHGDDYKFDPKDIVAEDENGYTVRHGDHFHYIPKNKVEIPAETVKPAPVIPTPTLPEVKNIEKPVEAVKPAPVIPTPSLPEVKNVEKPVEAVKPAPVIPTPSLPEVKNVEKPVEAVKPAPVIPTPSLPEVKNVEKPVEAVKPAPVIPTPSLPEVKDVEKPVEAVKPAPVIPTPSLPEVKNVEKPVEAVKPAPVIPTPSLPEVKNVEKPVEAVKPAPVIPTPTLPEVKNVEKPVEAVKPAPVIPTPSLPEVKKEEKPKVEEPIVRPSILSFAGVQFETSDGFILSDESIITPTSTGILVVHSGHQHFIFYKQLVNSKWEKFIPHQYLNKAKDEYAELEKEVNDKINYLSKKNNIAKDKFSYVITSNGDAISYNGKTELLKDINIKENIETNNSNTLDTEVNNSSNNNSSNNSATTNTETPKNSAEGKNENSAEEREIEEKIDYVAKQLNIDKSSIKLIETAEGKALVYPHGDHSHTILIKDIDTSKPLTDPHSNSGAETLKKLGFDNDIIHDIQHASADTDFPTNETNIEKMKEWLKTVKYLNIGQNKDPLKRNGLDLMPNIEVLGIGYTSIDDITPVYKFKKLKQLYVSRTGIKDYSFIKNIPTLEGIDFSENDIQDISFLKDYPNLKLVSAAGNNIKNIDVLKNLTNLESLNLDNNKIKDISALQDLNHLRAVSLENNNITKLDALSSKNELERLFLSNNSGLELATLKNDSLEQLTVNNTNIRDLSVVSNLPKLKKIVANDNKITTLSHLKNAKVLESVEVNNNRIDSLDFENSTITSLEIKNNKLEDINNVHKLFALENLDASGNKISEFPSNKQNKLINLTVNNNVIRTMENINNLTALKYLTMSNNYVSTLALKEKNKTLEYLDISHNTVPKDELEIPSGGNIPKGIMSNFEKVEGGDIKENYTLSVDYITEQAEKLQEEILKLKDEKKLAPEVADELKRKARIIYLDMSYSVDQSRNKQIDLEKQLSIIRKQVKDNLVTPTVGDANKETSVTEPSNSEANHDSETHNHTETEEHDFVFEVNNIVSEEGDGYIVKHGDHNHFVKKSDLSAKQLEEAKEFLAKKGEATTTEDKAAIDSKKNYISLFYGINESDIKVDNNTLVFNYNGVPKRLALSDITVPVMSSDLEGDFEKEITALASSMNTTVEHIQVQDGQMIINHGDHNHYYPIKSPGWRLYNQNKIPYIDIPKVNGNIDEAVVNSRLTELENKAQTVLANNPAKLRKVLNWLNNFREVSLAWHVTATDGYLQALDKFEKTQIDI; this comes from the coding sequence ATGAATAAAAAAAATATGATTATTACTGGTGCTTGTGGCTCATTAGTAATTGGGCTAGCAGTATTTTCTGGATATGAATATGGAACGCATCATAAATATGAAGCTGCACCACTAGTGCAAAATACAGCACAAGCAAAAAAAATTAATTACTCTGATAAAGTTAGCTCAGTAGTTGTAAGTGAAATTACTGAAGATGGTTATGTTACACTTCATGGTGACCATAGCCATTATGAAAAAGGATTAGTACCTTATAATGCTAAAATTCTTGATTCATTAGTTTATAAAAATAAAGACTATAAACTAAAAAATGAAGATATTCAGTATGAACTTGCAGAGGGATATGTAATAAAAGTTAATGGTAAATATTACTACTATCCGAAAGAAGGTATTACTCAAAATAATGTTGTTGACGAAAGTACTGGAAAAGAAATTTCAGCACACGCACATCACCATCATTACCATGGAGAATCTAACGAATCTAAAGGAAGTGGAGATAACTACACATTTAATCCAAAAGATATCGTAAGTGAAACTCAAGATGGTTACGTAGTTCGCCATGGAGATCACTTCCACTATATTAAGAAAAGTGAATTATCAAGTACACAATTATCACAAGCAAAAGAAGTAGGAGTTAATCCTTCATTAGCATCATCAGCTGCAGGAGTAGCAACACCAACGAGTGATGGCTATATTTTCAAGGGTGAAAGTGATATTATAGGAAGAAACAGTTTTGGCTTTATAGTTCAACACGGTAATCACCAACACATAATTCCATATTCTCAATTAAGAGGAACGCAATGGGAATATTTATTAAATAATCAAGGAACTACAACTAATAACACTAATACAACAGTAGTAAACACTCCAAAAACTAATATAGTAAATGACAATTATCATGACCATCATGAACACTCATCAGAACACGGAGATGATTATAAATTTGATCCAAAAGATATAGTAGCTGAAGATGAAAATGGATATACAGTTCGTCATGGAGATCATTTCCACTATATTCCAAAGAATAAAGTAGAGATACCTGCTGAAACTGTTAAACCAGCTCCAGTTATTCCAACCCCTACTTTACCTGAGGTGAAAAATATTGAGAAACCTGTTGAAGCTGTCAAACCAGCTCCGGTTATTCCAACTCCTTCTTTACCTGAGGTGAAAAATGTTGAGAAACCTGTTGAAGCTGTCAAACCAGCTCCGGTTATTCCAACTCCTTCTTTACCTGAGGTGAAAAATGTTGAGAAACCTGTTGAAGCTGTCAAACCAGCTCCGGTTATTCCAACTCCTTCTTTACCTGAGGTGAAAAATGTTGAGAAACCTGTTGAAGCTGTCAAACCAGCTCCAGTTATTCCAACTCCTTCTTTACCTGAGGTGAAAGATGTTGAGAAACCTGTTGAAGCTGTCAAACCAGCTCCGGTTATTCCAACTCCTTCTTTACCTGAGGTGAAAAATGTTGAGAAACCTGTTGAAGCTGTCAAACCAGCTCCGGTTATTCCAACTCCTTCTTTACCTGAGGTGAAAAATGTTGAGAAACCTGTTGAAGCTGTCAAACCAGCTCCAGTTATTCCAACTCCTACTTTACCTGAGGTGAAAAATGTTGAGAAACCTGTTGAAGCTGTCAAACCAGCTCCAGTTATTCCAACTCCTTCTTTACCTGAAGTGAAAAAAGAAGAGAAACCAAAAGTAGAAGAACCGATTGTAAGACCTAGCATTTTATCTTTTGCAGGTGTACAATTTGAAACTAGTGATGGATTTATTTTATCTGATGAAAGTATAATAACACCAACTTCAACAGGTATTTTAGTAGTTCATAGTGGGCATCAACATTTTATATTCTATAAACAATTAGTTAATTCTAAGTGGGAAAAATTTATTCCTCATCAATATTTGAATAAAGCAAAAGATGAGTATGCTGAATTAGAAAAAGAAGTTAATGACAAAATTAATTATCTTTCTAAAAAGAATAATATAGCTAAAGATAAATTTAGTTATGTTATTACTTCAAACGGGGATGCAATTTCATACAATGGAAAAACGGAATTGTTAAAAGATATAAATATCAAAGAAAATATAGAGACGAATAATTCGAATACTCTAGACACTGAAGTAAATAATTCTTCAAATAATAATTCAAGCAATAATTCTGCAACTACTAATACAGAGACACCAAAAAATTCAGCAGAAGGGAAAAATGAAAATTCAGCAGAGGAAAGAGAAATTGAAGAAAAAATTGATTATGTCGCTAAACAATTAAATATAGATAAAAGTTCTATAAAATTAATTGAAACAGCAGAAGGTAAGGCGCTGGTATATCCACATGGAGATCATAGTCATACTATATTGATTAAAGACATAGATACATCAAAACCTCTGACAGATCCACATAGTAATTCGGGAGCTGAGACGCTGAAAAAATTAGGATTTGATAATGATATTATTCATGATATTCAACACGCATCAGCTGATACTGATTTTCCTACAAACGAGACAAATATAGAGAAAATGAAAGAGTGGTTGAAAACTGTTAAGTATCTAAACATAGGTCAAAACAAAGATCCACTTAAAAGAAATGGATTGGATCTTATGCCAAATATTGAAGTTCTAGGTATTGGATATACTTCTATTGATGACATAACACCTGTTTATAAATTCAAAAAATTGAAACAATTATATGTATCAAGAACTGGTATTAAGGATTATTCATTTATAAAAAATATACCAACACTAGAAGGGATTGATTTCTCTGAAAATGATATACAGGATATCTCATTTTTAAAAGATTATCCGAACTTAAAATTAGTCTCTGCAGCAGGAAATAATATTAAAAATATTGATGTACTAAAAAATCTTACTAATTTAGAATCATTGAATTTAGACAATAATAAAATTAAAGATATATCAGCGCTACAAGATTTAAATCACTTAAGAGCAGTTAGCCTTGAAAATAATAATATTACAAAATTAGATGCATTGAGTAGTAAAAATGAATTAGAACGTTTATTCTTATCTAATAATAGTGGCTTAGAATTAGCAACTCTTAAGAATGATAGTTTAGAGCAATTAACAGTAAATAATACTAATATTAGAGACTTAAGTGTTGTTTCTAACTTACCTAAGTTGAAAAAAATAGTGGCAAATGATAATAAAATAACAACATTATCTCATTTGAAAAATGCTAAAGTTTTAGAAAGTGTAGAAGTTAACAATAATAGGATTGATAGTTTAGATTTTGAGAATAGTACAATTACAAGTCTAGAAATTAAAAACAATAAACTAGAGGATATTAACAATGTTCATAAACTATTTGCGCTTGAGAATCTAGATGCTAGTGGAAATAAAATTAGTGAGTTTCCATCTAATAAACAAAATAAATTGATTAACTTAACGGTTAATAACAATGTTATTAGAACAATGGAAAATATAAATAATCTTACAGCACTAAAATACTTAACAATGTCAAATAACTATGTATCTACATTAGCATTAAAAGAAAAAAATAAAACTTTAGAATACTTAGATATAAGTCATAATACTGTTCCAAAAGATGAGTTAGAAATTCCAAGTGGTGGGAATATTCCAAAAGGAATAATGAGTAATTTTGAAAAAGTCGAAGGAGGAGACATAAAAGAAAATTATACTTTATCTGTAGACTATATTACAGAACAGGCAGAAAAACTACAGGAAGAGATATTAAAACTTAAAGATGAGAAAAAATTAGCTCCGGAAGTAGCGGATGAATTAAAACGAAAAGCTCGTATTATCTATCTTGATATGTCTTACAGCGTAGATCAAAGCAGAAATAAACAGATTGATTTAGAAAAACAATTGAGTATAATAAGAAAACAAGTTAAAGATAACCTAGTTACTCCAACTGTTGGGGATGCGAATAAAGAAACTTCAGTAACGGAGCCGTCTAATAGTGAGGCAAACCATGATTCAGAAACACATAATCATACTGAAACCGAAGAACACGATTTTGTATTCGAAGTGAATAATATAGTTAGTGAAGAAGGTGATGGATATATTGTAAAACATGGTGATCATAATCACTTTGTTAAAAAATCTGATTTATCAGCTAAACAATTAGAAGAAGCAAAAGAATTTTTAGCTAAGAAAGGTGAAGCAACAACAACCGAAGATAAGGCAGCTATAGATAGTAAGAAAAATTATATTTCACTATTTTACGGAATAAATGAGAGTGATATTAAAGTTGATAATAACACATTAGTATTTAATTATAACGGTGTTCCTAAACGTCTTGCACTTAGTGATATAACTGTTCCAGTGATGAGCTCAGATTTAGAAGGAGATTTTGAAAAAGAAATAACAGCATTGGCAAGTAGTATGAACACAACAGTTGAACATATACAGGTTCAAGATGGTCAAATGATAATAAATCATGGCGATCATAACCATTATTATCCGATTAAGAGTCCTGGATGGAGACTATATAATCAAAACAAGATACCTTATATAGATATTCCTAAAGTAAATGGAAATATTGATGAAGCTGTAGTCAATAGCAGATTAACAGAATTAGAAAATAAAGCTCAAACTGTACTTGCTAATAATCCAGCGAAATTAAGAAAAGTACTAAATTGGTTGAATAACTTTAGAGAAGTTAGCTTAGCTTGGCATGTTACAGCAACAGATGGTTATTTACAAGCATTAGATAAGTTTGAAAAAACTCAAATAGATATATAG
- the serS gene encoding serine--tRNA ligase — translation MLDIKLFRANPEMVKEKLAARNLETDVVDLLIDLDKKRRELLVQVEDLKALRNKKSEEIAILKRKREDASDVIADMKHVSDEITTRDIEVKQIAEEINEKIIRIPNLISDETPIGEDEDENIEVRRIGQVREFDFEPKAHWDLVEELDIADFERAAKISGSRFVYYKKAGALLERALINFMIDTHVVEHGYEEFMVPQLVNRTALFGTGQFPKFVEDVYTVESEGLTLIPTAEVPLTNYYNGEILTEDMLPKGVTAFSICFRSEAGSAGRDTRGLIRLHQFNKVEMVRFAKPENSYEQLEIMTGHAENILKKLNLPYRVITLCSGDTGFSSAKTYDIEVWLPSYNAYKEISSCSNCTDFQARRANMRFKREDTGKVEFLHTLNGSGLAVGRCLAAIIENYQNEDGSITVPEVLRPYMRGITKIERD, via the coding sequence ATGTTAGATATTAAATTATTCAGAGCAAACCCTGAAATGGTAAAAGAAAAATTAGCAGCAAGAAACTTAGAAACAGATGTAGTTGATTTACTTATCGACTTAGATAAAAAACGTCGTGAGCTACTTGTTCAAGTAGAAGATTTAAAAGCACTTCGCAACAAAAAAAGTGAAGAAATTGCTATCTTAAAAAGAAAACGTGAAGATGCTTCAGATGTAATCGCAGATATGAAACACGTTTCTGATGAAATTACAACTCGTGATATTGAAGTTAAACAAATCGCCGAAGAAATTAACGAAAAAATTATTAGAATCCCTAACCTTATCTCTGATGAGACTCCTATTGGTGAAGATGAGGATGAGAACATCGAAGTTCGTCGTATCGGACAAGTTAGAGAGTTTGATTTTGAACCAAAGGCTCACTGGGATTTAGTTGAAGAATTAGATATTGCAGATTTCGAACGTGCAGCTAAAATCTCTGGAAGTAGATTCGTATACTACAAAAAAGCTGGAGCTCTTCTTGAACGTGCATTAATCAACTTTATGATTGATACCCACGTTGTTGAACATGGATACGAAGAATTCATGGTACCTCAATTAGTTAATAGAACTGCTCTATTTGGTACAGGTCAATTCCCTAAATTCGTTGAAGATGTATACACAGTAGAGTCTGAGGGATTAACTCTTATTCCTACAGCAGAAGTTCCATTAACAAACTACTACAATGGAGAAATCTTAACTGAAGATATGTTACCAAAAGGTGTTACAGCATTTAGTATCTGTTTCAGATCTGAAGCAGGAAGCGCTGGTCGTGATACTCGTGGATTAATCCGTCTTCACCAATTTAATAAAGTAGAAATGGTTCGTTTTGCTAAACCCGAAAATTCATATGAACAATTAGAAATAATGACTGGACACGCTGAAAACATTCTTAAAAAATTAAACTTACCATATCGTGTAATTACATTATGTTCTGGAGATACTGGATTCTCTAGTGCTAAAACTTATGATATCGAAGTTTGGTTACCAAGTTATAACGCTTATAAAGAAATCAGTTCTTGTTCAAACTGTACAGATTTCCAAGCACGTCGTGCAAATATGCGTTTCAAACGTGAAGACACTGGAAAAGTTGAATTCCTTCACACATTAAATGGTTCTGGATTAGCGGTAGGACGTTGTCTAGCGGCTATAATCGAAAACTATCAAAATGAAGATGGTTCTATCACAGTACCAGAAGTTCTTCGTCCATACATGCGCGGAATCACAAAAATTGAAAGAGATTAA